In a single window of the Motilibacter aurantiacus genome:
- a CDS encoding alpha/beta fold hydrolase — MAADDDATAHGPATGAGSAPEALRRVARAEPGRVAVCVTGSDGPELTTYAELDRAVDRLAQALAAELGPPVHGAHRVAVRLHGPLEVVVATLALERAALAVVPVDPSAPIERVEAILADVEAALLLSDVPGDADEVGRRVEHPLGLGVEPVAGLPAAQPSPDALAAVMFTSGSTGTPKGIVVPHAQRQAFARWVDRFWALPDGARVGTLSVGTVGFYEALVRGTVMCGGTLHAYPVRRLGLGALAPWLLEHRIQALPLVPTLLRALVPALPPGLRFPDLTTVVLGAEAPTWEDVRLLRTVLPPGATVYNLYGTTETGSVAGLALPGDAPLGEGRLPAGRAIDGCRIEITGEDGTVLPAGVRGEVTVVTAYGGTGYWNRPEQTRAVWRARPDGTVGCRTGDAGTLGADGVLQCHGRMDHVVKIAGNRVELGEVESALQAADGVAGAAAVGRPDAEGDVRLHAFVTAAADAVLHPAALRGRLARRLPGYMLPDSITILDELPGLPGGKVDRSALPEPALRRERPAAAASSQLEAALVAVWQEVLGREVGADDDFFDLGGDSLRAARAFALMKARLGYDRPISLLLDAPTVALLAAALEAGVDGWEPLVPVRVAGEKPPVFLVHGGGGNVLFARRLAQGLPDGHPVYAFQAPTLSGRASEERTLEELAARYVAEARRCAPDGPYLLFGYSLGGVIAFEMALQLQAAGAQVGLLAMGDSDLPAVAPAPSIPLARRAADRLGELRGLPPQQALRRAARLPGNQARNLPAALRLRGLRRQWREQLAQVAPGAPVDVEFRVAWSLQESGRLLAAYAPARAFDGSVVMVSASESRRDHAGEWAPYVTGKVHVEQVDGRHESLLQGERIDAVAAALAAALGRVGALRS, encoded by the coding sequence ATGGCGGCCGACGACGACGCGACGGCGCACGGCCCGGCGACGGGTGCGGGCTCTGCCCCGGAGGCGCTGCGCCGCGTCGCGCGTGCCGAGCCGGGCCGGGTCGCGGTCTGCGTGACGGGGAGCGACGGGCCCGAGCTGACGACGTACGCCGAGCTCGACCGCGCCGTCGACCGGCTCGCGCAGGCGCTGGCCGCCGAGCTCGGGCCGCCGGTGCACGGGGCGCACCGCGTCGCCGTGCGGCTGCACGGCCCGCTCGAGGTCGTCGTCGCGACCCTCGCCCTGGAGCGGGCCGCCCTCGCGGTCGTGCCCGTCGACCCGAGCGCGCCGATCGAGCGCGTCGAGGCGATCCTCGCCGACGTCGAGGCGGCCCTGCTGCTCAGCGACGTCCCGGGGGACGCCGACGAGGTGGGCCGGCGGGTCGAGCACCCCCTCGGGCTGGGCGTCGAGCCGGTGGCCGGGTTGCCGGCGGCCCAGCCCTCCCCCGACGCGCTGGCGGCGGTGATGTTCACCTCCGGCTCGACCGGCACCCCGAAGGGGATCGTCGTCCCGCACGCCCAGCGTCAGGCCTTCGCCCGCTGGGTCGACCGCTTCTGGGCGCTGCCGGACGGCGCCCGGGTCGGCACGCTCTCGGTCGGCACCGTGGGGTTCTACGAGGCGCTCGTGCGCGGCACCGTGATGTGCGGCGGCACCCTGCACGCCTATCCGGTACGCCGCCTCGGCCTCGGCGCGCTGGCCCCCTGGCTGCTGGAGCACCGCATCCAAGCCCTGCCGCTCGTGCCGACCCTGCTGCGCGCGCTCGTGCCGGCGCTCCCGCCCGGCCTGCGGTTCCCCGACCTCACCACCGTCGTGCTGGGCGCCGAGGCCCCCACCTGGGAGGACGTCCGGCTGCTGCGCACCGTCCTGCCGCCCGGCGCCACGGTCTACAACCTCTACGGCACCACCGAGACCGGGTCGGTCGCCGGCCTCGCGCTGCCGGGCGACGCCCCGCTCGGCGAGGGCCGGCTGCCCGCGGGCCGGGCCATCGACGGCTGCCGCATCGAGATCACCGGCGAGGACGGCACCGTGCTGCCCGCGGGGGTGCGCGGCGAGGTCACGGTGGTGACGGCGTACGGCGGCACCGGATACTGGAACCGGCCCGAGCAGACCCGGGCGGTGTGGCGGGCACGCCCGGACGGCACGGTCGGCTGCCGGACCGGTGACGCGGGCACGCTCGGCGCCGACGGCGTGCTGCAGTGCCACGGCCGCATGGACCACGTCGTCAAGATCGCCGGCAACCGGGTCGAGCTCGGCGAGGTCGAGTCCGCCCTGCAGGCGGCCGACGGCGTCGCCGGAGCCGCCGCGGTGGGCCGGCCCGATGCGGAGGGCGACGTCCGGCTGCACGCCTTCGTCACCGCCGCCGCGGACGCCGTCCTGCACCCGGCCGCGCTGCGCGGACGGCTGGCCCGCCGGCTGCCCGGCTACATGCTCCCGGACTCGATCACCATCCTGGACGAGCTGCCCGGGCTGCCCGGGGGCAAGGTCGACCGCAGCGCGCTGCCCGAGCCGGCTCTCCGGCGCGAGCGACCGGCCGCCGCGGCCTCCTCGCAGCTGGAGGCCGCGCTCGTCGCGGTCTGGCAGGAGGTGCTCGGCCGCGAGGTCGGGGCGGACGACGACTTCTTCGACCTCGGCGGCGACTCGCTGCGCGCCGCCCGGGCCTTCGCGCTCATGAAGGCGCGGCTCGGCTACGACCGGCCGATCTCGCTGCTGCTGGACGCCCCGACGGTCGCGCTGCTCGCCGCCGCGCTGGAGGCGGGCGTCGACGGCTGGGAGCCGCTGGTCCCGGTGCGGGTGGCCGGCGAGAAGCCGCCGGTCTTCCTCGTCCACGGCGGCGGGGGCAACGTGCTCTTCGCCCGCCGGCTGGCCCAGGGGCTGCCCGACGGCCACCCGGTCTACGCCTTCCAGGCGCCGACCCTCTCCGGCCGGGCCTCCGAGGAGCGCACGCTGGAGGAGCTGGCCGCGCGGTACGTCGCCGAGGCCCGGCGCTGTGCCCCGGACGGGCCGTACCTGCTGTTCGGCTACTCCCTCGGCGGCGTCATCGCCTTCGAGATGGCGCTGCAGCTGCAGGCAGCGGGCGCGCAGGTGGGCCTGCTCGCGATGGGCGACAGCGACCTGCCGGCCGTCGCGCCGGCCCCGTCGATCCCGCTGGCCCGGCGCGCCGCCGACCGGCTCGGCGAGCTGCGCGGCCTCCCCCCGCAGCAGGCCCTGCGCCGCGCGGCCCGGCTGCCCGGCAACCAGGCCCGCAACCTCCCCGCTGCGCTACGCCTGCGCGGCCTGCGCCGCCAGTGGCGCGAGCAGCTCGCACAGGTGGCGCCGGGCGCGCCGGTCGACGTCGAGTTCCGGGTCGCGTGGAGCCTGCAGGAGAGCGGGAGGCTGCTGGCGGCGTACGCGCCGGCCCGGGCTTTCGACGGCTCGGTGGTCATGGTGAGCGCCAGCGAGTCCCGGCGCGACCATGCCGGTGAGTGGGCGCCGTACGTCACCGGGAAGGTGCACGTCGAGCAGGTGGACGGCCGGCACGAGAGCCTGCTGCAGGGCGAGCGGATCGACGCGGTCGCCGCGGCGCTCGCGGCAGCCCTCGGCCGGGTGGGGGCCCTGCGCAGCTGA
- the dapB gene encoding 4-hydroxy-tetrahydrodipicolinate reductase has product MTRVAVIGAQGRMGATACRAVEAADGLDLVARLGRGDDLTRLRADGVDVAVELTRPDAVMANLRSCVEQGISVVTGTSGFTPERLDEVRGWLADAPGVAVLVVPNFSVGAVLLMRFAAQAARFYESVEIVELHHPGKADAPSGTARRTAELVAAARAEAGLPPMPDATTEALDGARGASVEGIPVHAVRLRGLVASEEVLLGARGETLTLRHDSHDREGFMPGLLLAVRRVRETPGLTVGLEAYLDLP; this is encoded by the coding sequence ATGACCAGAGTCGCCGTGATCGGCGCCCAGGGCCGCATGGGCGCGACCGCCTGCCGGGCGGTCGAGGCCGCCGACGGGCTGGACCTCGTGGCCCGTCTCGGGCGCGGTGACGACCTCACCCGGCTCCGCGCCGACGGGGTGGACGTCGCGGTGGAGCTCACCCGCCCGGACGCCGTGATGGCGAACCTGCGGTCCTGCGTCGAGCAGGGCATCTCAGTCGTCACGGGCACGTCCGGCTTCACCCCCGAGCGCCTGGACGAGGTGCGCGGCTGGCTGGCCGACGCCCCCGGGGTCGCGGTCCTCGTCGTCCCGAACTTCAGCGTCGGCGCCGTGCTGCTCATGCGCTTCGCCGCGCAGGCGGCCCGCTTCTACGAGTCGGTCGAGATCGTCGAGCTGCACCACCCCGGCAAGGCGGACGCGCCCAGCGGCACCGCCCGCCGCACCGCGGAGCTGGTCGCGGCGGCGCGCGCGGAGGCCGGGCTCCCGCCCATGCCGGACGCCACCACGGAGGCGTTGGACGGCGCCCGCGGCGCGAGCGTCGAGGGCATCCCCGTGCACGCCGTACGCCTGCGCGGGCTCGTCGCGTCCGAGGAGGTCCTGCTCGGCGCACGGGGCGAGACCCTCACCCTGCGCCACGACTCCCACGACCGCGAGGGGTTCATGCCCGGCCTGCTGCTGGCGGTCCGGCGCGTGCGCGAGACCCCGGGCCTGACCGTGGGGCTCGAGGCCTACCTCGACCTGCCGTGA
- a CDS encoding M16 family metallopeptidase, with the protein MAARTNALRPQRPGTTRTLTGEDGSGGTVRRTVLPGGLRVVTEALPGVRSATVGIWIGVGSRDEAPSLAGASHYLEHLLFKGTKRRTALDISSTIDAVGGEMNAFTTKEYTCYYARVLDEDLPLAVDVVCDLVTSSTVSTADVEQERGVILEEIAMHDDDPTDAVHELFSEAIFGDAPLGRPVTGTVDSVSALSRSAIHGYYKRRYKPSAMVVTVAGNVDHAKVVRLVRSAFDKAGALGGDDVPAPPRLGATKAPRGLGGTRVEERRTEQANLVLGVPGVSRTDERRFALGVLNAALGGGMSSRLFQEVREKRGMAYSVYSYNAQYADAGVFGIYAGCLPKKVDDVLAVCREQLELVAASGITRDELVRGQGQLRGGLVLGLEDTGARMSRLGKAELVYGELAGIDAVLAQISAVTLDDVQAVAQDLLTVTPTLAVVGPFDAGREFSAVA; encoded by the coding sequence GTGGCTGCCCGGACGAACGCTCTGCGACCGCAGCGCCCGGGCACCACGCGCACGCTGACCGGGGAGGACGGGAGCGGCGGCACTGTCCGCCGCACCGTCCTCCCCGGCGGTCTGCGCGTCGTGACCGAGGCCCTGCCGGGGGTGCGCTCCGCGACCGTCGGCATCTGGATCGGCGTCGGCTCGCGCGACGAGGCGCCGTCCCTGGCCGGCGCCTCGCACTACCTCGAGCACCTGCTCTTCAAGGGCACGAAGCGGCGCACCGCGCTGGACATCTCCTCGACGATCGACGCGGTCGGCGGCGAGATGAACGCCTTCACCACGAAGGAATACACCTGCTACTACGCGCGGGTCCTCGACGAGGACCTGCCGCTGGCGGTCGACGTGGTGTGCGACCTCGTCACCTCCTCGACCGTCAGCACGGCGGACGTGGAGCAGGAGCGAGGCGTGATCCTCGAAGAGATCGCGATGCACGACGACGACCCGACCGACGCGGTGCACGAGCTCTTCAGCGAGGCGATCTTCGGCGATGCGCCGCTCGGGCGCCCGGTCACCGGCACGGTCGACTCGGTGTCGGCGCTGTCGCGCTCGGCGATCCACGGCTACTACAAGCGGCGCTACAAGCCCTCGGCCATGGTCGTCACGGTGGCGGGCAACGTCGACCACGCCAAGGTCGTCCGCCTGGTCCGCTCCGCCTTCGACAAGGCGGGGGCGCTCGGCGGCGACGACGTGCCGGCCCCGCCGCGCCTGGGCGCCACGAAGGCCCCGCGCGGCCTCGGCGGCACGCGGGTCGAGGAGCGCCGCACGGAGCAGGCGAACCTCGTGCTCGGCGTGCCCGGCGTCTCGCGCACGGACGAGCGCCGCTTCGCCCTCGGCGTGCTGAACGCCGCGCTCGGCGGCGGGATGAGCTCGCGCCTCTTCCAGGAGGTGCGCGAGAAGCGCGGCATGGCGTACTCGGTCTACAGCTACAACGCCCAGTACGCCGACGCGGGAGTCTTCGGCATCTACGCCGGCTGCCTGCCCAAGAAGGTCGACGACGTGCTGGCCGTCTGCCGCGAGCAGCTCGAGCTGGTCGCCGCGAGCGGGATCACCCGCGACGAGCTCGTCCGTGGCCAGGGCCAGCTGCGCGGCGGCCTCGTCCTCGGGCTGGAGGACACCGGCGCCCGGATGAGCCGGCTGGGCAAGGCCGAGCTGGTCTACGGCGAGCTGGCCGGGATCGACGCGGTCCTGGCCCAGATCTCGGCCGTGACGCTCGACGACGTGCAGGCCGTGGCGCAGGACCTGCTGACGGTGACGCCGACGCTCGCCGTCGTCGGCCCGTTCGACGCGGGGCGCGAGTTCTCCGCCGTCGCTTAG
- a CDS encoding polyribonucleotide nucleotidyltransferase, which yields MEGSDITTATAVIDNGRFGKRTVRFETGRLARQAAGSAVAYLDEETMLLSATTASKSPKEQFDFFPLTVDVEERMYAAGRIPGSFFRREGRPSEDAILTCRLIDRPLRPSFVKGLRNEIQVVVTVMALNPNDLYDVVAINAASLSTQLAGLPFSGPIGATRVALIEGQWVAFPTHEQLAGAVFDMVVAGRVVGDGASADVAIMMVEAEATDQAWRLVKEEGQGAPTEEIVAEGLEAAKPFIRTLCEAQSEVAAKAAKETREFPLYPDYQPDAFEAVEGAVTEELSAALTIAGKQEREAELDRVKGLVSERLGEQFAGREKELSGAYRSLTKKLVRQRILRDKVRIDGRGLADIRQLSAEVEVLPRVHGSALFERGETQILGVTTLNMLRMEQQLDTLSPETRKRYMHNYNFPPYSTGETGRVGSPKRREIGHGALAERALVPVLPTREEFPYAIRQVSEALGSNGSTSMGSVCASTMSLLNAGVPLKAPVAGIAMGLVSDEVDGKTEYAALTDILGAEDAFGDMDFKVAGTKEFVTAIQLDTKLDGIPASVLAGALTQAREARLHILDVMNEAIDVPDEMSPFAPRIITVKIPVDKIGEVIGPKGKMINQIQDETGAEITIEDDGTIYIGAVDGPSAEAARQTINGIANPTMPEIGERYLGTVVKTTTFGAFVSLVPGRDGLLHVSQLRKLAGGKRVDNVEDVVKVGQKVQVEIAEIDPRGKLSLVPVVDEAEGAAEGASAEGTADEAAADSKA from the coding sequence GTGGAGGGTTCCGACATCACGACGGCCACCGCCGTCATCGACAACGGCCGCTTCGGCAAGCGCACCGTCCGGTTCGAGACCGGGCGCCTCGCCCGCCAGGCCGCCGGCTCCGCCGTGGCGTACCTCGACGAAGAGACGATGCTGCTCTCGGCGACGACCGCGTCCAAGAGCCCGAAGGAGCAGTTCGACTTCTTCCCGCTCACCGTCGACGTCGAGGAGCGGATGTACGCCGCGGGCCGCATCCCCGGCTCGTTCTTCCGCCGGGAGGGCCGCCCCAGCGAGGACGCGATCCTCACCTGCCGCCTCATCGACCGGCCGCTGCGCCCGTCCTTCGTCAAGGGCCTGCGCAACGAGATCCAGGTCGTCGTCACGGTCATGGCGCTCAACCCGAACGACCTCTACGACGTCGTGGCGATCAACGCCGCGTCGCTGTCGACCCAGCTGGCCGGCCTGCCCTTCAGCGGCCCGATCGGCGCCACCCGCGTTGCCCTCATCGAGGGCCAGTGGGTCGCGTTCCCGACGCACGAGCAGCTCGCCGGCGCCGTGTTCGACATGGTCGTCGCCGGCCGCGTCGTCGGTGACGGTGCCTCGGCAGATGTCGCGATCATGATGGTCGAGGCCGAGGCCACCGACCAGGCCTGGCGCCTGGTCAAGGAGGAGGGCCAGGGCGCTCCCACCGAGGAGATCGTCGCCGAGGGCCTCGAGGCCGCCAAGCCCTTCATCCGCACGCTGTGCGAGGCGCAGTCCGAGGTCGCCGCCAAGGCCGCCAAGGAGACGCGCGAGTTCCCGCTCTACCCGGACTACCAGCCCGACGCCTTCGAGGCCGTCGAGGGCGCGGTGACCGAGGAGCTCTCCGCCGCGCTGACGATCGCCGGCAAGCAGGAGCGCGAGGCCGAGCTCGACCGGGTCAAGGGGCTCGTCAGCGAGCGCCTCGGCGAGCAGTTCGCGGGCCGCGAGAAGGAGCTGTCCGGGGCCTACCGGTCGCTGACCAAGAAGCTCGTCCGCCAGCGCATCCTGCGCGACAAGGTCCGCATCGACGGCCGTGGGCTCGCCGACATCCGGCAGCTCTCGGCCGAGGTCGAGGTCCTCCCGCGCGTGCACGGCTCGGCGCTCTTCGAGCGCGGCGAGACCCAGATCCTGGGGGTCACGACGCTGAACATGCTCCGCATGGAGCAGCAGCTGGACACGCTCTCGCCCGAGACGCGCAAGCGCTACATGCACAACTACAACTTCCCGCCGTACAGCACGGGTGAGACGGGGCGCGTGGGCTCGCCCAAGCGCCGCGAGATCGGCCACGGCGCGCTCGCCGAGCGGGCGCTCGTGCCGGTGCTGCCGACGCGCGAGGAGTTCCCCTACGCGATCCGCCAGGTGTCCGAGGCGCTCGGCTCCAACGGCTCGACGTCGATGGGCTCGGTCTGCGCCTCGACGATGTCGCTGCTCAACGCCGGTGTGCCGCTCAAGGCGCCGGTCGCGGGCATCGCGATGGGCCTGGTCTCGGACGAGGTCGACGGCAAGACCGAGTACGCCGCGCTCACCGACATCCTCGGCGCCGAGGACGCGTTCGGCGACATGGACTTCAAGGTGGCCGGCACCAAGGAGTTCGTGACGGCGATCCAGCTGGACACCAAGCTCGACGGCATCCCCGCGTCGGTGCTCGCGGGTGCGCTGACCCAGGCCCGCGAGGCCCGGCTGCACATCCTCGACGTGATGAACGAGGCCATCGACGTCCCGGACGAGATGTCGCCGTTCGCGCCGCGCATCATCACCGTCAAGATCCCGGTGGACAAGATCGGCGAGGTCATCGGCCCGAAGGGCAAGATGATCAACCAGATCCAGGACGAGACCGGCGCCGAGATCACGATCGAGGACGACGGCACGATCTACATCGGCGCCGTCGACGGCCCGTCCGCCGAGGCCGCGCGCCAGACGATCAACGGCATCGCCAACCCGACGATGCCCGAGATCGGCGAGCGCTACCTCGGCACCGTCGTCAAGACCACGACGTTCGGCGCCTTCGTGTCGCTCGTCCCCGGCCGCGACGGCCTGCTGCACGTCTCCCAGCTGCGCAAGCTGGCCGGCGGCAAGCGGGTCGACAACGTCGAGGACGTCGTCAAGGTCGGCCAGAAGGTCCAGGTCGAGATCGCCGAGATCGACCCGCGCGGCAAGCTCTCGCTCGTGCCGGTCGTCGACGAGGCCGAGGGCGCCGCTGAGGGCGCTTCCGCGGAGGGCACGGCCGACGAGGCCGCGGCCGACTCCAAGGCCTGA
- the rpsO gene encoding 30S ribosomal protein S15 gives MSLDAATKKKILDEYSLTPGDTGSPEAQVALLSQRIRDLTEHLKTHKHDHHSRRGLLLLVGRRRRLLQYLAKKDINRYRSLIERLGLRR, from the coding sequence GTGTCCCTCGACGCAGCGACGAAGAAGAAGATCCTCGACGAGTACTCCCTGACGCCGGGCGACACCGGCTCGCCGGAGGCCCAGGTGGCGCTGCTCAGCCAGCGCATCCGTGACCTCACGGAGCACCTCAAGACCCACAAGCACGACCACCACAGCCGCCGTGGCCTGCTGCTCCTGGTCGGCCGTCGCCGCCGCCTGCTGCAGTACCTGGCGAAGAAGGACATCAACCGCTACCGCTCGCTCATCGAGCGGCTCGGCCTGCGCCGATAG
- a CDS encoding bifunctional riboflavin kinase/FAD synthetase: protein MQVWHGLGAIPSDWGPSVVSIGVFDGVHRGHRAVVGRAVARSRSAHIPAVVVTFDPHPLDVLRPQIAPKQLTTVAHRAALLGDLGVDAVCVLPFDAELASWSPEQFVGRVLVDALHAAEVVVGADFRFGHKAAGDAALLSTLGARSGFTVCPVGLVEEAGHRWSSTFVRDRVALGEVEAAARALDRPHRVEGVVVHGDKRGRELGYPTANLDVPARTVVPADGVYAGWLVRGLPHNLSAEGETRLPAAISIGTNPTFGGEKRRVEAYVLDRTDLDLYGEHVAVDFVGRVRDTEKFAGVEELVAQMALDVDRVRELLR from the coding sequence GTGCAGGTCTGGCATGGGCTCGGAGCGATCCCCTCCGACTGGGGCCCTTCGGTCGTCTCCATCGGTGTCTTCGACGGCGTGCACCGCGGCCACCGCGCCGTGGTCGGCCGGGCGGTCGCCCGCAGCCGTTCGGCGCACATCCCGGCGGTCGTGGTGACCTTCGACCCGCACCCGCTGGACGTGCTGCGCCCGCAGATCGCGCCCAAGCAGCTGACGACCGTCGCGCACCGGGCCGCCCTGCTCGGCGACCTCGGCGTGGACGCGGTGTGCGTCCTGCCCTTCGACGCCGAGCTGGCCTCCTGGTCCCCGGAGCAGTTCGTCGGGCGCGTGCTGGTCGACGCGCTGCACGCCGCGGAGGTCGTGGTGGGGGCGGACTTCCGGTTCGGGCACAAGGCCGCGGGCGACGCCGCGCTGCTGTCGACCCTGGGCGCGAGGTCCGGGTTCACCGTCTGCCCGGTCGGCCTGGTGGAGGAGGCGGGCCACCGCTGGTCCTCCACCTTCGTCCGCGACCGGGTCGCGCTCGGCGAGGTGGAGGCGGCGGCGCGCGCGCTCGACCGGCCGCACCGGGTGGAGGGCGTCGTCGTCCACGGGGACAAGCGGGGCCGCGAGCTCGGCTACCCGACGGCCAACCTCGACGTGCCGGCGCGCACCGTGGTGCCGGCCGACGGCGTCTACGCCGGCTGGCTGGTCCGCGGGCTCCCGCACAACCTCTCCGCCGAGGGCGAGACCCGGCTGCCCGCCGCGATCTCCATCGGCACCAACCCCACGTTCGGCGGCGAGAAGCGCCGGGTGGAGGCGTACGTCCTGGACCGGACCGACCTCGACCTGTACGGCGAGCACGTGGCCGTCGACTTCGTGGGCCGGGTCCGCGACACCGAGAAGTTCGCCGGAGTCGAGGAGCTGGTCGCGCAGATGGCGCTCGACGTCGACCGGGTGCGCGAGCTGCTGCGCTGA